Within the Miscanthus floridulus cultivar M001 chromosome 2, ASM1932011v1, whole genome shotgun sequence genome, the region TATGGCTATGACTTCAGCAGCAACACAAGCCCTGTGGCTGTCaagattgttggctgatttgttgggaaGAAAGGTGGAGACTGTGGAACTGAGGGTTGACAACAAGTCTGCAATTGCACTTGCTAAGAACCCTGTCTTCCATGACAGGAGCAAACATATCAGAGTTAAGCAACATTTTATCAGGGATTGTATTGAAGAAGGCAGCATCAGGACTGAGTACATCCCTACAGCTGATCAATTGGCAGACATTCTCACTAAGGCTTTGGGCAAGGCCAAGCTTGAAGATATGAGAAGCAGAATTGGCATCAAGCAGATCAAAAAGGGTTGAAGCAGGTCTTAGGGGGAGAACTGTAGCTGTAAGCCCTGTTTCCCAGGCACATTTAGTGTATTTAAGTTTTTAGTTAATCTATGTCTTTAAGTCCTTGGGTAGCCCAAGAGTTGTGCGGGTACCCAGGCAGCTATTCTATGTAGTTAAAGCTCTAGTGAGCTGTATGTAATCAATGCAGTACTTATCCTATATATATTGCAATGCAGTCACCTGGGAGAGTAGCCCTGGCTGATTATTTCTCTGTATCCTCCAACAGTTTTTGTGGAAGGGGGAGGAGAATGCAAACAGCGGACACTGCCTAGTAAACTGGCAGACAGTTACCAGACCAAAAGACCTTGGGGGTTTAGGCGTCCTTGACCTGGAGAGATTTGGACGAGCTCTCCGGTTGCGATGGCTTTGGCAAGATTGGGTGGACGAGTCCAAGACTTGGAGCGGATCGGAGCTCCCGTGTTCTGATGATGACCGCATCCTCTTCAACCCCTCAATCAATATATCTTTGGGAGATGGTGCAAAGACAAGGTTTTGGCATCACAGTTGGCTCGATGGGCAAGCTCCTAAATACCTAGCCCCGAACTTGTTTCGGCTAGTCTCAAGGACTAACCAAACGGTGCAAAAAGAGATGCGGAACAACAATTGGATACGTAAACTAGGGAGGAAAATCACCTCGGCTACCCACATAGAGGAGTTTGTATCCCTCTGGATACGAATGCAGGATGTGCACCTACAGCAGGGTGTCCAGGACACCATCACCTGGTGTTGGACAAATGACGGGAATTTCTCCACCCGCTCGGCATACAGAATCCAATTCAGAGGTTCGCTCCCCCCATTCCGTACGGATTTGATTTGGAGAGCGCATGTGGAGAACAGATGCAAGATCTTCGCCTGGATCTTAGTGCAAGATAAAATTCTAACGGCTCGTAACCTACAAAAGAGAGGGTGGCCGCACCAGCAACAATGTGTCATGTGCAACGGGCCCTTAGAAACAAGCCTCCACTTATGCCTTTGTTGCCCTTTTGCCAAGGCGGTTTGGGATCAAATCTTATCATGGGAAAACTTCACTCAACTGCAACAGCAACTCCAGGTAAACCCCACCCACATCAAGTCATGGTGGGAAGAAGTGGCAGTGAAAGTGCCAAGATCTGAGCGGAGGCGGCTCAACGGGGTAATTATCTACACCTTCTGGAATATATGGAAGGAGAGAAATAGGAGAATCTTTGACAACTTGATACAAACGGGAACGCAGGTAGCAGCAAGGATAAAGGAAGACATACACCAAAGGAAGAGAGCTCTTGAGTACGTTTAGCTCACAGGTGTATGGGGGGAAGGTGGGGATGAAACCTTAATCTCGCTAGTCTTTGATTGTACATAAACTTTCTTTccctatcttaattgaaaggcagagctcctgccattgcgttCAAAAAAAAATAGGCTCCAAGAGCTAACCGTGTGAGACCATCTCGGGGATCACTAAAAAGCATAAACTCTAATGCGCTAGCTAGGCAAGCATCAAGTCTACATTGGCAAAACATTGTTAAGTGCCTGGATCATACACTGGAAACGATGAAAAATAATTATGTGAGTCTATTCTTAATATTTTTCAGCTGTCTTACAATTAGGGAACTGCACAAATGCATTGCTGAATTCAATTTCAATTTTGTAGGTACCTCCGGTGATAATCAGGAAAACATTTAGCCAAGTATTTGCATATTTGAATGTGCAACTCTTCAACAGGTATTGTTATATATCATTCCAAGTCTTAGCAAATCTTGACTGCACAAGTTCATATGGGACACCAAAATATCCTTGGTAAATGCTTTACATGGTTGATTCTGTACTCTATCAAATTTCTACCATTTTTGTTTAGCTTGCTACTTCGTCGGGAATGTTGCTCTTTTAGCAATGGGGAGTTCTTAAAGGCTGGTTTACAAGACCTGGAGCAGTGGTGCTCTAGAACAACTGAAGAGGTGAAtattttcctctcttttttttggTAATTTTAACAAGACAAATTATAATCAGCAAGTGAGTGCTAATTAAATTGAAATATTGTCCATAATGCAGCATGTCTGGACATCCTGGGATGAATTGCAACACATTAGGCAGGCAGTCAGGTTCCTGGTATGCCTGAAAACATGCAGTTATTTCAACGGTTATACTAGTTTGATCTGTCTACTTATTAAATGAATTCATATTACAGGTTTTGCATCAGAAGTCACACAAAACCCTGGAGGAAATCACGAATGAGCTTTGCCCTGTAAGCTATAAAGAAAGCATCTTATAAGTGCTTAGATTTTCTTCAAGCTACAAGTTGTATTTTCACAGGTTTTGAGCATAACTCAAATATATCGCATAGCAACGATGTTCTGGGACGACAAGTATGGTGCACAAGGTCTATCTCAAGAGGTAAGTGCATGCCTGCCAACTTCACATGATTAAACATATACGCAATTCCAAGTGCATTCAGCTTACTGAATGCGTGAAATGCAGCTATGCGTTGCTAAAGAGAACATCTTAACAAGAGTCAAACTTTATTTCAGGTCATGGGAAAGATGAGAACGATGACAACAGATGACTCAATAACTACTCCAAATAGTTCTTTCTTGCTAGATGACGACTCAAGGTATGATCAGTAGTTCAGTACTAAGATGTGAACATGCATGCAGTAGATAACACAACTGAATCTGCAACAGTTATGACTCATCTAACGCCCAAATGAATGAAAATGCAGCATACCAATATCATTGGATGATATAGCTCGACTGATGCTTGACATTGATCCGTCCGATGAGGAACCGCCCCCACTACTAAGGCAGAATTCTCAGTTTCACTTTCTTCTGCAGCAGCACACAGACTGATATCTACAGATAAAGAGTAAAACGGTACAGTTACTTGTGAAGTTACAGAGAACTTAAGATTTTTTATAGGAGTGCACAGATTGAGTTGtgatttttttcttcttccatTTTTTATAACTTTGGGTGGGAAAATGCCTACAAAGAAAGGGAAATATAGGATATATCTTGATATCCTTCTTTTGATTGTTTTGATTGTTTCAAACAGAGAAAATTCTAATtatttgaagggcgggcctggtgcaatcggtagagtcttaccgcctgtgaccggaaggtcctgggttcgagtcacggtctcctcgcattgcacaagcgaggataaggcttgccactgacacccttccccagacccccgcacagagcgggagctctctgcactgggtacgccctttagagAAAATTGTAATTATTTGAAGATGTAATATAATGATAGTATATATATTTGTACCCAACCACATTCAACGCAAAACAGATTCCTGATCTTCTGATTAAGCTAATCATCAATACGCCCACTACCCGTAGGACGGTTGAATACATATTATCCTAACGAACTAACCGTCTTCAACCATCCGACCTATGAACCACTGCATTGGCTTCAGCCCTCCCTTTAATCTGTAGCTGCAATCCTGCACCTATGCAGGATCCAGATTATACGAAAATAAGCCCTCCCTTTAATCTGTAGTTGCAATCCTGCACCTATGCAGGATCCAGATTGTACGAAAATAAAGAGGCGATTGGCAGTgatgaagccagaaaaaaatttaggaggggctgaaaCAAAAGAATAGACGTTTTTTTaccttctcttaaccttagcccctcctacctaatacatatatgcataaaattttaagagagaGCTTAAGGGGGTTCCGCGTGCGCAGGATGGGTAGGGGGGatagagcccccctagccccaccgctggcttcaTGCCTGGCGATTGGACCTTATGTCGCAGAATCGTTAATTGCCCGCGGAAACGAATTCTGCAGAATACACATGGCATTATCATCACTAGCCCAACGCCCCCAAACGATTCAGGTCTCGTCTCTTAACCGTTTCCTGCTGTGACAGTACGGAGCCGTCCCCATCGTGGTCGGATTTGCTCTAGGcctctagggccttgtttagattggggttaggaatcagtatttgacactgtagcactttcgtttgtatttgacaattattgtccaatcatggcctaactaggctcaaaagattcgtctcgtaatttacaatcaaactgtgtaattagttattttttttatctacatttaatacttcatgcatgtgtccaaagatttgatgtgatggagagagagtgaaaaaacttgcaatctaaaccaggcctaggCATGCGCGTTTTCGATCGCCAGGGGAG harbors:
- the LOC136536154 gene encoding myosin-11-like, producing the protein MKNNYVPPVIIRKTFSQVFAYLNVQLFNSLLLRRECCSFSNGEFLKAGLQDLEQWCSRTTEEHVWTSWDELQHIRQAVRFLVLHQKSHKTLEEITNELCPVLSITQIYRIATMFWDDKYGAQGLSQEVMGKMRTMTTDDSITTPNSSFLLDDDSSIPISLDDIARLMLDIDPSDEEPPPLLRQNSQFHFLLQQHTD